ACCTATTGCTTGTAAAGCATCTAATGGCTTTTTAGGCCTGCTTCTATATGTATCTGAATGCTGATTGGATATGGATGGCATACCTGACGCAAATAGGTCTGGTCGTAATGGCATAGGTGCCATATGAACGCCATCGGTTGTGTTATGTTCTAATGACCTCTCTTGATTATAAGGCACGATTGGGGGCCCAGCTAAGATAACTAAGATACCTAATATGGCCCTTAACGTTACGCCGACTGCACTCGAATTATATAGCAAACCACGCTTAGACGCTTTGTGCGCATTGGCTCCATCGGAGGTTACTACTTGACCTTTTACTGCATCCAAGCCTAATGCTTGCCTTGTGTTGACACAAGAAGAGAGGGTATGAAAACCCAATACCACAATCAATAGAACTGCCTTAGCAGGCATATATTTTTTTTCATAAAAAGTGATAAGCCATTGCTCCATCTTTAACAATAGCCAATAACTAACATACTTGCAATAGATAACGAATCATCGATGCACATTCTGACCTGAAGCACCAAGTATCACGCCTTACACTATGAGCCAATGCATCCGACTATTATGTATTGTATTTATAAAGTATATTTAATAGTATTATTTTATTAATTACAATGCAACTATATATTTATTTTAAATCTATTTTTTATGAAGCGATTATATAGCCTATTATTATTATCCACATTAACTGGCTGCAGTCAAGTGAAGACAATTGGCATGGATGCAGCAGCAGACTTATCTATGGGTAATCCAACTTTTTTAACTACATTAAACGGAGATTTGGTTTCTTTTGCGCAAAAAAACAATAACTGGACCGCTATGGTGAGTAGCAGCCTGCCCGAGGATTGCGCAACATTTCCGGTCTATTTTGAACAAGGATGGTCTATAAAAAAACTATCCACTTATAGTCGTGATCAACAGAAAAAGTTGATCCATATTGAGCGTATACCTAAAATAGGTGCTATTGTTTATGTGGGCAGGGTGGGATTGCCGGGAGGGGGGGGGCAGGAGCAAGTTGTAAAGGATACAAGCGAGTAGGTGATAATGAAGGAGGAGAGAAATATTTTAAGTGTTTAAAATGTGGGGATTATTACAAAAGTTCTAATGATGAGGTTAGCCAATACATCTTAAAGCATACTTGCGGCAGATGCAATACATGTTTAGTGTCTAGTAATACATGTGCATGTAAATTTAGGGATTCAATAAAAAGGCACTGTAACCAATGCTGTGATCGTAACGAGCCTAGTTCCTGTTAGCCCAAAATGGTCATATCTATTCCAGTCACTGGTTTTTATGTTAAAAGAACAACGCTCCTGTAAAAATATACTGGCCTGAATTTTTCGGACATTTTTTTTACTTTTCTTTCCCATTTTCTAGGCTGCCATTTTTAAATGGTTAAGATAAACGTTGATAGGTTTTTGATAATTAATACTAGAATGAAACCTTTGGTAATTATATTTAGTAATGGAACTTCTAATTCCCTCTTTTAATGCCTTAATATTTTTAAACTCATTGATAAAGAGGTAATTATATTTTAGGGTTCTAAAAAATCTTTCCAAGCTCTTTAACTTTCCCACTGCCCAATCTTACTCAACGGTAGCCTTGCCTAAGGCCTTAGCAAGTTCATCATTTTGATGCTTAAGTGTGCTAATTTCCTCCTTATATGCCCCTAACAACCTTGGATGGATCAAAAGGCTGTGGAGGGATGCTCTAAAAACGGAAGTTTCCAGTTTTGAAGCGTTTGGCTCGTGACGCCATATTTGGACGGCAGCTGGGCTAGTGTTAAATCTTCTTTTGGAAAAGCTAATACTATTTTAGTCTTTTCTTCCGAACTAAAATGCCTCATCTTTTTTCTTCCCATCTGATTAATTTATTTTATGACTTTAAAACTAAAGCTTGCGAAAAATAAAGTAAAAAAATTTTGTCTTATTGTTTTAGGCCAGTATACTTACCAAGGTTTATATATATAACTGATGCACAATATTTATATTACAATAATTCATGTTTTACCTATCCAAAAAAGAATTACAAAATAGGAATATGATACTTTTCTGTTAACTCTTTTAATATTTCTATTGCCGGTTTAGTAATTACTTTTCCTTTTGTATCTCCCAATACAATAGACCGACTTTGATCAGCTGCTTCTTTAACCATTTTATAGTTGGCTTTATATACTCCTTCAAGGAGTTTTTTTATAGATGGACTTATTGTATAGATATTCATGTTTTTATTGTTTACTCTTTTTTAAGATACTTTCCCAAGTATGCTTATTTATAATTTGTTCTTGACCACTTATTTCTTTATAAGCAATTAGTTCAGGATGAGCATGCTCACTATTAAGAATGATCCAATTATCACAAATAGGCAAGTATAGGGTTGTCAAATTTACTATACTCCTTTTATATCTTCTTTCTATTATATCGACAGGAATATTATGACCACCATTTTCAACTCTTTTTTGAACTCTTTGTTTGGCTATATCAACGGAGCTTAGCCAAAAGTAATATAGGGATATAAGATAATTTTTATTTTTTGCTATTTTTATCAAGGATACATAGCGCCGACTTGCTAAAGTTGTTTCCAGTGCAAAATTTACCCCTTTTTGTATCAATTCGTTAATGCGAGCGATCATTATTCTTCCCGCTTGTATAGCAACCTTATCAGGGTTGAAAGGTGATAATCCCCAGGCGATTTGATCAGCATTTACAAACTCTTTACAATGTAACATCTCAGGTAATATAGTAAAGCTTGCTGTAGTTTTTCCGGCTCCATTAGGTCCAGATATTATATATATGTTTCATTTACTTGCTAATATAATTTGCTCATATTAGATTAACCTGATATTATTTTATACCTTCACCCATTCTTTTTTAAATAT
The nucleotide sequence above comes from Cardinium endosymbiont of Sogatella furcifera. Encoded proteins:
- a CDS encoding integrase core domain-containing protein, whose protein sequence is MGKLKSLERFFRTLKYNYLFINEFKNIKALKEGIRSSITKYNYQRFHSSINYQKPINVYLNHLKMAA
- a CDS encoding zeta toxin family protein; the encoded protein is MYIISGPNGAGKTTASFTILPEMLHCKEFVNADQIAWGLSPFNPDKVAIQAGRIMIARINELIQKGVNFALETTLASRRYVSLIKIAKNKNYLISLYYFWLSSVDIAKQRVQKRVENGGHNIPVDIIERRYKRSIVNLTTLYLPICDNWIILNSEHAHPELIAYKEISGQEQIINKHTWESILKKSKQ